The proteins below are encoded in one region of Rhodothermus profundi:
- a CDS encoding NAD+ synthase — protein MKIALVQLNPIVGDLQGNRRKIVDYAHQAYRQGAELVIFPEMCVAGYPPQDLLDMPAFIEAIAHTVETIALEVPPDLGVILGAPIRNENPVGKRLFNAALLLEGGRVVARVTKRLLPTYDVFDEYRYFEPGPPQPVVHWRGLRIGLHICEDMWNNEDWAPYHLYDENPIDELATQGLDLFVNISASPFSLGKHDERSRIIEGICREHSVPFVYVNQVGANTELIFDGDSRVHAPDGSILLCAPSFQEALLLWDTDASYAPYVHQRTDIEDLHDALVLGIRDYFYKTGAFEKVVLGLSGGIDSAVTCALAVAALGPERVVGVAMPSKYSSPESVEDARQLAENLGITFHVIPIMPAVEAFREMLAPVFDDLPEDVTEENIQARARGVTLMALSNKFRYLLLSTGNKSEMAVGYVTLYGDTNGGLAVLADVYKTQVYRLARYINARAGRYVIPERILTKPPSAELRPGQKDTDTLPPYEVLDVILQHYIEHREEVDEIVAATGFDRALVADILGRVDRNEYKRRQTPPGLRVTGKAFGIGRRLPIVMRWNRTVLEEVRRNHTAALQTQSERSA, from the coding sequence ATGAAAATCGCGCTGGTGCAGCTCAACCCGATCGTTGGCGACCTGCAGGGTAATCGCCGCAAGATTGTCGACTATGCACACCAGGCCTATCGTCAGGGGGCCGAACTGGTCATCTTTCCGGAAATGTGCGTGGCAGGCTATCCGCCCCAGGACCTGCTCGACATGCCGGCTTTCATCGAAGCGATTGCGCACACGGTTGAAACCATTGCATTAGAAGTTCCTCCGGACCTCGGCGTGATTCTGGGCGCTCCCATTCGCAACGAAAATCCGGTCGGCAAGCGGCTTTTCAACGCAGCCCTCTTACTGGAAGGCGGACGTGTCGTCGCCCGGGTCACAAAGCGCCTGCTGCCCACCTACGACGTGTTTGACGAATACCGCTACTTCGAGCCTGGCCCTCCCCAGCCGGTCGTACACTGGCGCGGCCTCCGGATAGGCCTGCATATCTGCGAGGACATGTGGAACAACGAGGACTGGGCCCCCTACCACCTCTACGACGAAAACCCCATCGACGAGCTGGCCACGCAGGGGCTCGATCTGTTTGTCAACATCAGCGCTTCTCCCTTCTCGCTGGGCAAACACGACGAACGGAGCCGAATTATCGAAGGGATCTGCCGCGAGCACAGCGTCCCCTTCGTTTACGTCAACCAGGTAGGCGCTAATACCGAGCTGATCTTCGATGGCGACAGCCGGGTTCATGCCCCGGACGGCTCGATTCTGCTGTGCGCTCCCTCCTTTCAGGAAGCCCTGCTCCTCTGGGATACCGACGCATCCTATGCCCCGTATGTGCACCAGCGCACTGACATTGAGGATCTGCATGATGCGCTGGTGCTGGGCATTCGAGACTATTTCTACAAAACGGGTGCATTTGAAAAGGTTGTGCTTGGGCTCTCCGGAGGCATCGACTCGGCCGTCACCTGCGCGCTGGCTGTAGCGGCACTGGGGCCGGAGCGCGTCGTTGGCGTAGCCATGCCTTCGAAGTACTCTTCGCCGGAGTCGGTGGAAGATGCCCGCCAGCTAGCCGAAAACCTGGGCATTACGTTCCATGTGATTCCCATTATGCCAGCCGTTGAGGCCTTTCGTGAGATGCTGGCACCGGTCTTTGACGACCTGCCGGAAGATGTCACGGAAGAAAACATCCAGGCGCGTGCGCGGGGGGTCACGCTCATGGCGCTGTCGAACAAGTTTCGCTACCTGTTGCTTTCAACGGGCAACAAGAGCGAAATGGCCGTCGGGTACGTAACGCTCTACGGCGACACGAACGGAGGATTGGCCGTGCTGGCCGACGTCTACAAGACGCAGGTCTATCGCCTGGCCCGCTACATCAATGCCCGAGCCGGCCGTTACGTCATCCCCGAACGCATCCTGACCAAACCTCCCTCAGCCGAGCTGCGCCCCGGGCAAAAAGACACCGACACCTTACCCCCCTATGAAGTATTGGATGTAATCCTGCAACACTACATTGAACACCGGGAAGAAGTGGACGAAATTGTTGCGGCCACGGGGTTCGATCGCGCCCTGGTGGCGGACATCCTGGGGCGCGTGGACCGCAACGAGTACAAACGCCGGCAGACGCCTCCGGGCCTGCGGGTAACGGGCAAGGCGTTTGGCATTGGACGTCGCCTGCCCATTGTCATGCGCTGGAACCGGACGGTGCTTGAAGAGGTGCGCCGGAACCACACCGCAGCCCTGCAAACCCAGTCAGAACGCTCTGCATGA
- a CDS encoding glycoside hydrolase family 9 protein, producing MLRFLFLLVGVLFDTTFTPRILTNHIGYEARGPKQALLQGSATLQPTGCFLYKADTRNMILRIFPEPLGRVKDWPAWHFWRLDFSSVTEAGFYWLRCETNQGPVTSFPFELQNNLLVRRTLSDVLFYFKSQRSSGRYDRADRCRPFEGGFRTGCVDVRGGWYDATGDYGKHLSHLSFSTYFNPQQTPLVVWVLLEAYRLLSERDDPDVHQYRIRALDEALYGADFLVRMRDPYGSFFRSVAAPGPAKRPEDRVIAATRAAYALADPATRTKQEQVLAVNDSIALYDVSYRAGGGLAIAALARASTLPVHGDFDQTTYLRTAEAAFAFLERYNRQLTNDGRENILDDYSALMAATELYRATGKTAYREAAYRRARRLMARLATWGPYRDYWRADDTDRPFFHPSDAGLPVVSLLNYLSIADSARRAAVLDVVRRALRFELTITREVPNPFGYARQLVQDTTGRRYSAFFFPHNTEAAPWWQGENARLASLAAAARMAAPFFATDTTFYRELHQFAWDQLHWILGRNPYDVCMLKGVGRNNPEYLFFNSYAYTNAPGGISNGITGGLKGPGGIAYNLGYAVTGQDTDWRWTEQWLPHAAWYLYAIALPHSVSP from the coding sequence ATGCTGCGTTTCCTGTTTTTGCTCGTTGGCGTCCTCTTCGACACCACGTTCACGCCACGCATTCTGACCAATCATATAGGCTATGAAGCCCGAGGTCCGAAGCAAGCGCTCCTTCAGGGATCCGCTACCCTGCAGCCGACCGGCTGCTTCCTCTATAAAGCAGACACCCGAAACATGATCTTGCGCATCTTCCCGGAACCCCTCGGACGCGTCAAAGACTGGCCAGCCTGGCACTTCTGGCGCCTGGATTTTTCCTCCGTGACCGAAGCGGGTTTCTACTGGCTGCGCTGCGAGACAAATCAGGGCCCGGTGACTTCTTTTCCTTTTGAACTGCAGAACAATCTGCTGGTGCGCCGAACGCTTTCGGACGTGCTGTTCTATTTCAAGAGCCAGCGAAGTTCAGGACGCTACGACCGTGCCGACCGCTGCCGCCCCTTCGAGGGAGGCTTCCGCACAGGATGCGTGGACGTGCGCGGCGGCTGGTACGATGCTACCGGCGACTATGGCAAACACCTGTCGCATTTATCCTTTTCTACGTATTTCAATCCCCAGCAAACGCCCCTGGTCGTCTGGGTACTGCTGGAAGCGTACCGATTGCTTTCCGAGCGAGACGACCCCGACGTTCACCAGTATCGGATTCGAGCGCTCGACGAAGCCCTCTACGGAGCCGACTTTCTTGTGCGCATGCGCGACCCCTACGGCTCGTTTTTTCGGTCGGTGGCTGCCCCCGGTCCGGCAAAGCGCCCGGAAGACCGTGTAATCGCAGCCACGCGGGCTGCTTATGCCCTGGCCGATCCAGCCACGCGGACCAAGCAGGAGCAAGTGCTGGCCGTTAACGACTCCATCGCATTGTACGACGTCAGCTACCGGGCAGGCGGAGGACTGGCCATTGCGGCCCTGGCCCGAGCCAGCACGCTGCCCGTGCATGGCGATTTCGATCAGACCACCTACCTGCGGACTGCTGAGGCCGCTTTTGCCTTTCTGGAACGGTACAACCGTCAGCTTACCAACGATGGCCGCGAAAACATCCTGGACGACTACAGCGCCTTAATGGCAGCCACCGAACTGTATCGCGCAACCGGCAAGACGGCCTACCGTGAAGCCGCCTATCGGCGGGCCCGTCGCCTGATGGCGCGTCTTGCCACGTGGGGTCCCTATCGAGATTACTGGCGGGCCGACGATACCGACCGGCCGTTCTTCCATCCCTCCGATGCGGGACTGCCCGTGGTCAGTCTCCTGAACTACCTGTCCATAGCCGATTCGGCGCGTCGCGCGGCGGTGCTGGACGTCGTGCGGCGAGCCCTGCGCTTTGAACTGACGATCACGCGCGAGGTCCCCAATCCTTTCGGGTATGCCCGGCAGCTTGTTCAGGATACCACTGGCCGTCGCTACAGCGCCTTCTTCTTTCCCCACAACACCGAAGCAGCTCCCTGGTGGCAAGGCGAAAATGCCCGGCTGGCTTCCCTTGCAGCGGCTGCTCGCATGGCCGCTCCTTTCTTTGCCACCGACACGACCTTCTATCGGGAGTTGCACCAGTTTGCCTGGGACCAGCTCCACTGGATCCTCGGCCGCAATCCGTACGACGTGTGCATGCTGAAAGGAGTAGGACGTAACAACCCGGAGTATCTGTTCTTCAATAGCTATGCGTACACGAACGCTCCGGGCGGCATCAGTAACGGCATCACTGGCGGGCTGAAAGGACCAGGCGGCATTGCCTACAACCTGGGCTATGCCGTCACCGGACAGGACACCGACTGGCGCTGGACCGAACAATGGTTGCCCCACGCAGCCTGGTACCTGTATGCCATCGCCCTGCCTCATTCCGTTTCTCCCTGA
- a CDS encoding PaaI family thioesterase encodes MDPEAHFRKLERMYQQAPINAYFQPQLHVSERQATLTIPIRPEFFHAASAVHGAVYFKALDDVTFFAAQSVETRFFIVTVSFTLYFLRPVTSGVLKARGRLVHHAPRLLVAEGELYDERNRLIGRGSGTFMPSKILLSSEIGYQ; translated from the coding sequence ATGGATCCGGAAGCCCATTTCCGAAAACTGGAGCGTATGTACCAGCAGGCGCCGATTAACGCCTACTTTCAGCCGCAACTGCACGTGTCGGAACGACAGGCTACGTTGACAATCCCGATCCGTCCAGAATTCTTCCATGCGGCCAGTGCCGTGCACGGCGCGGTCTACTTTAAGGCGCTGGATGACGTAACCTTCTTTGCCGCGCAGTCTGTCGAAACCCGCTTCTTTATCGTAACCGTAAGCTTTACCCTTTACTTTTTGCGCCCGGTTACGTCAGGTGTTCTGAAAGCCAGAGGCCGACTGGTGCATCATGCGCCTCGTCTGCTCGTCGCCGAAGGAGAACTCTACGACGAGCGCAACCGGCTGATCGGACGCGGCAGTGGCACGTTCATGCCCAGCAAGATCTTGCTGAGCTCGGAGATTGGCTACCAGTAG
- the ruvA gene encoding Holliday junction branch migration protein RuvA codes for MIAYVSGKLAAKKLTEVIVDVHGLGYRLLIPTSTYEVLPEVGAPVHLFTHYYVREDAVLLFGFATEAERALFELLIGVAGVGPRLALAALSTLSPGQLRDAVTTGNAQALKRIPGVGQRLAERLIVELRDRLALLDLAELAPAGVDDVRAQARADALAALEALGLPRAAAERSLRKVLRQHPGLQSAEELIRLALREHGS; via the coding sequence ATGATCGCCTACGTCTCCGGAAAACTTGCGGCTAAAAAGCTGACCGAAGTGATTGTGGACGTGCACGGCCTGGGCTACCGGCTGCTGATCCCCACGTCCACTTATGAAGTGTTGCCCGAGGTCGGTGCGCCCGTCCATCTATTTACCCATTACTATGTGCGGGAAGACGCAGTGCTGCTGTTCGGATTTGCAACGGAGGCCGAGCGCGCGCTGTTTGAGCTGCTCATCGGGGTAGCCGGTGTAGGGCCTCGTCTGGCGCTGGCTGCCCTCTCTACCCTCTCTCCGGGTCAGCTCCGGGACGCTGTAACGACCGGAAATGCACAGGCGCTGAAGCGCATACCTGGAGTAGGCCAGCGCCTGGCCGAACGATTAATTGTAGAGCTGCGGGATCGTCTGGCACTGCTGGATCTGGCCGAACTTGCGCCGGCAGGTGTGGACGACGTGCGCGCGCAGGCGCGAGCCGATGCTCTGGCAGCGCTGGAAGCGCTGGGCCTGCCCCGTGCGGCGGCCGAACGCAGTCTGCGCAAAGTGCTTCGGCAACATCCAGGACTTCAGTCGGCAGAAGAGCTCATCCGGCTGGCCCTCCGTGAGCATGGTAGCTAA
- a CDS encoding heavy metal translocating P-type ATPase produces the protein MESQIKACAELVEQSAAGADGLVQVEVDPASGRLTLTYDRQRLSAAEAERLARELAAALEERPAHCTLHVQEQGGRSCETCALALERRLQTLPGVRQAHVSFRGGVLHVAYDAAQTSPEELARVVERFGVRTLPSEPAQSWRLWLQGTRREALFVALTLGGLVVGWLAGRLGAPSLVSALAYGIAYVFGGWDGLRNGIEALRHRTVDIDLLMVLAALGALVVGAPAEGAMLLFLFSLSNLLQHYAIGRSRRAIQALMELRPDRARVIREGREVELPVEAVQVGEVFVLRPGDRVPLDGVIVRGESALDESSITGESMPVDKGPGQEVFAGTINTTGSLEVRVTRPASASTLARMIELVEQAQSEKAVTQRLIDRLEQPYALGVLGLTALAIVVPVVFWGEPFGEAFYRAMTLMVAASPCAVVISTPAAVLSAIAAGARRGVLFKGGVYVEALARVRAVAFDKTGTLTEGRTRLVQIGVRAEAGLSEAELLRLAAAVQQRSEHHLARATVEAARARGVQVPAVEGFQAVVGKGVRAKVGEATVHVGNLRYFEAAWQEAEGFTEGKEAVEALARQGKTAVLVAWERAGRKEVLGWLAFADRLRPGAAAVMQRLRKLGIARIMLLTGDNRYVAEAIGREAGVDVVAAELLPAQKVAQVKALVDRYEAAAMVGDGVNDAPALAAATVGIAMGGAGTDVALETADVVLMRDDLHQLPYALALSRATRRTLLVNFAIAFGVMGLMIGAILLQGMSLPLAVVGHEGSTVLVSLNGLRLLGFRES, from the coding sequence ATGGAATCTCAAATAAAAGCCTGTGCGGAACTGGTCGAACAATCGGCTGCCGGGGCGGATGGACTGGTGCAGGTGGAGGTAGATCCGGCCTCGGGACGCCTGACGCTTACCTATGATCGCCAGCGGCTTTCGGCAGCGGAGGCCGAGCGGCTGGCCCGGGAGCTGGCGGCTGCTCTGGAAGAGCGGCCGGCCCATTGCACCCTGCATGTGCAGGAGCAGGGCGGCCGCAGTTGCGAGACCTGTGCGCTGGCGCTGGAGCGACGGTTGCAGACGCTGCCGGGTGTGCGGCAGGCGCACGTGTCGTTTCGGGGCGGTGTGCTGCATGTTGCCTACGATGCGGCGCAGACCTCGCCGGAGGAGCTGGCCCGCGTGGTCGAGCGCTTCGGCGTGCGAACGTTGCCGTCTGAGCCAGCGCAATCCTGGCGTCTCTGGCTTCAGGGAACGCGCCGAGAGGCGCTCTTCGTGGCCCTGACGCTGGGTGGACTGGTTGTGGGGTGGCTGGCCGGACGGCTGGGAGCGCCGTCGCTTGTGAGCGCTCTGGCCTATGGGATTGCCTATGTCTTCGGGGGGTGGGACGGGCTGCGTAATGGCATTGAAGCGCTGCGGCATCGCACGGTCGATATCGACCTACTGATGGTGCTGGCGGCGTTAGGTGCGCTGGTCGTCGGGGCGCCGGCTGAGGGGGCCATGCTGCTGTTTCTGTTTTCGCTGTCCAATCTGCTGCAGCATTATGCCATCGGACGCTCGCGGCGAGCTATTCAGGCCCTTATGGAGCTTCGACCTGACCGGGCACGGGTGATCCGGGAGGGGCGAGAAGTGGAGCTGCCCGTGGAAGCGGTGCAGGTTGGAGAGGTGTTCGTGCTGCGTCCGGGAGACCGCGTGCCGCTTGATGGCGTGATTGTTCGGGGCGAAAGTGCGCTAGACGAATCGTCCATCACGGGTGAGTCGATGCCGGTGGATAAGGGGCCCGGGCAGGAGGTGTTTGCCGGCACGATCAACACGACGGGAAGCCTGGAGGTGCGCGTGACCCGACCAGCCTCGGCTTCGACGCTGGCTCGCATGATTGAGCTGGTTGAACAGGCGCAGAGCGAAAAGGCCGTAACCCAGCGGTTGATTGATCGTCTGGAGCAACCCTATGCGCTGGGAGTGCTGGGGCTGACAGCGCTGGCGATTGTGGTGCCGGTCGTTTTCTGGGGAGAACCTTTTGGAGAGGCTTTTTACCGGGCCATGACGCTTATGGTAGCCGCCTCGCCCTGTGCCGTCGTAATTTCGACGCCGGCTGCTGTGCTGTCGGCCATTGCGGCCGGGGCGCGGCGGGGCGTGCTGTTCAAGGGGGGCGTCTATGTCGAGGCGCTGGCGCGCGTGCGGGCCGTTGCGTTTGACAAGACCGGTACGCTTACCGAAGGTCGGACCCGCCTGGTGCAGATCGGGGTGCGTGCAGAGGCAGGACTCTCCGAAGCGGAACTGCTGCGGCTGGCTGCTGCGGTGCAGCAGCGCTCAGAGCATCATCTGGCGCGGGCTACTGTTGAGGCGGCTCGTGCGCGGGGCGTGCAGGTGCCGGCGGTCGAAGGTTTTCAGGCAGTAGTGGGCAAGGGCGTGCGGGCTAAGGTAGGCGAGGCCACGGTGCACGTGGGTAATCTGCGCTACTTCGAGGCAGCGTGGCAGGAGGCCGAAGGGTTTACCGAAGGAAAGGAAGCCGTTGAGGCGCTGGCCCGTCAGGGCAAGACGGCCGTACTGGTAGCGTGGGAGCGTGCCGGCCGCAAGGAGGTGCTGGGCTGGCTGGCCTTTGCGGATCGATTGCGACCCGGCGCCGCCGCAGTGATGCAGCGGCTCCGAAAGCTGGGGATTGCCCGAATCATGTTGCTGACAGGCGACAACCGCTACGTGGCCGAGGCTATTGGCCGGGAGGCAGGTGTCGATGTCGTGGCTGCCGAATTACTGCCTGCTCAGAAAGTTGCCCAGGTGAAAGCCCTGGTCGATCGCTACGAAGCGGCCGCGATGGTGGGAGACGGGGTGAACGATGCGCCGGCACTGGCAGCGGCCACGGTGGGGATCGCCATGGGAGGTGCCGGCACAGACGTGGCACTGGAGACCGCCGACGTGGTGCTCATGCGCGACGACCTGCACCAACTACCCTATGCATTGGCGCTCAGCCGCGCAACACGCCGCACGTTGCTGGTAAACTTCGCGATTGCGTTTGGCGTGATGGGGCTGATGATCGGTGCGATTCTGCTGCAGGGGATGTCGCTGCCTCTGGCAGTGGTGGGGCATGAAGGGTCCACGGTTCTGGTTTCGCTGAATGGCTTGCGATTATTAGGCTTTCGGGAATCGTAG
- a CDS encoding YfiR family protein, with amino-acid sequence MKYRLLWCFLLLLPGNATGAESGLIQTIPVERTRIYRTKATFLYHFAQFSLWPDKAFEGAETPLRLCLLGKNPFGEALEQLKGKTVHNRPLEIRHLPAGASAQGCHIVFIGAMPTQMLQAALAQLRHQPVLTIGEGEDFLRQGGIVRLVEEGNRVHFEINVTAARRAGLQLSARLLRLARIYEEKR; translated from the coding sequence ATGAAATACAGATTGCTCTGGTGTTTTCTGCTGCTTCTGCCGGGAAATGCAACGGGTGCAGAAAGCGGGTTGATTCAGACGATACCTGTAGAGCGGACGCGCATTTACCGCACTAAGGCGACGTTCCTATACCATTTTGCGCAGTTCAGCCTCTGGCCTGATAAGGCTTTTGAAGGTGCCGAAACGCCCCTTCGACTGTGCCTCCTGGGAAAGAATCCTTTTGGAGAGGCGCTGGAACAGCTCAAAGGGAAGACTGTGCACAACCGACCGCTGGAGATTCGCCATTTACCTGCTGGTGCGTCGGCCCAAGGTTGCCATATCGTGTTCATAGGGGCGATGCCGACCCAGATGCTGCAGGCAGCGCTGGCGCAGTTGCGACATCAGCCCGTGCTGACGATTGGCGAAGGCGAGGATTTTCTGAGACAAGGGGGGATTGTACGCCTGGTGGAAGAGGGGAATCGCGTGCATTTTGAAATTAATGTCACGGCGGCTCGCCGGGCAGGGCTTCAGTTGAGTGCGCGTCTGCTCCGGCTGGCCCGAATCTACGAGGAAAAAAGATGA
- a CDS encoding ATP-binding protein has product MRLVDRCSLKTQMILIVLWTSTVILLLTGVLFALYDLAQFRREKARELEVLGRLLAEHSVAPLVFQDAPAATEVLEGVRSIPSVQIAALYTPDGRPFAWYLNGVEATELPERLPAVEKGRTFLHHVETVRWEGQTQGYVYLRASLLGWRERMIHYASVGGNVILLALGISMILVALLQRGLVRPLERLRQVVRSVAETHDYSIRVPVEGPVELRELAATFNEMLTRVQEHQAVLVAAKEAAEEMARLKSTFLANMNHEIRTPLAGILGYAQILEEELQDPMQREMAQVIKQSGQRLLDTLDSLLYMSCLEAGTVCVHHRELDVVAATRAVINELEPLARSKKLELTLQSSEAALTACIDEGLWERLVKNLVHNAIKFTEKGGVTVLLEGDAETIQLQVADTGIGIPEELQSVIFEEFKQASSGLSRDYEGSGLGLTIVQRIVRLLDGQIYVESQPGIGSIFTVIIPRRREQSADSRVATNGTSCAQA; this is encoded by the coding sequence ATGAGGCTCGTAGATCGCTGCTCGCTTAAAACGCAGATGATTCTGATCGTGCTGTGGACCAGCACGGTCATTCTGCTACTGACGGGCGTACTGTTTGCCCTGTACGATCTGGCGCAGTTTCGGCGCGAGAAGGCGCGCGAGCTGGAAGTGCTGGGCCGATTACTGGCTGAGCATAGCGTGGCCCCCCTGGTTTTTCAGGATGCTCCGGCAGCCACGGAGGTGCTGGAAGGCGTGCGCAGCATTCCATCGGTGCAGATCGCAGCGCTGTATACCCCGGATGGAAGGCCGTTTGCCTGGTACCTCAATGGCGTGGAAGCCACCGAATTGCCGGAGCGTCTGCCGGCTGTCGAGAAGGGACGCACCTTTCTGCATCACGTAGAAACCGTGCGGTGGGAGGGGCAAACGCAGGGCTATGTTTATCTGCGAGCAAGTCTGCTGGGCTGGCGAGAGCGCATGATACACTATGCGTCCGTAGGCGGTAATGTCATTTTGCTGGCCCTGGGCATCAGCATGATACTGGTAGCGTTGCTGCAGCGGGGCCTTGTGCGCCCGCTGGAACGTTTGCGTCAGGTAGTGCGCTCAGTCGCCGAAACCCATGACTACTCGATTCGGGTGCCGGTCGAAGGTCCCGTTGAACTGCGCGAGCTGGCTGCCACGTTCAATGAAATGCTGACCCGCGTCCAGGAACACCAGGCCGTGCTGGTGGCTGCCAAAGAAGCCGCTGAAGAAATGGCACGTCTGAAAAGCACGTTCCTGGCCAACATGAACCATGAAATCCGCACGCCGCTGGCCGGTATTCTGGGCTACGCGCAGATTCTGGAAGAAGAGCTGCAAGATCCGATGCAACGCGAAATGGCACAGGTTATCAAACAGAGTGGGCAACGGCTGCTCGATACGCTGGATTCCCTGCTCTACATGTCTTGCCTGGAGGCCGGTACGGTGTGCGTGCATCATCGAGAGCTGGATGTGGTAGCTGCCACGCGGGCCGTGATCAACGAATTAGAGCCGCTAGCCCGCAGCAAAAAACTGGAGCTCACGCTGCAAAGCAGCGAAGCTGCCCTGACCGCCTGCATCGATGAAGGGCTCTGGGAGCGATTGGTCAAAAATCTGGTGCATAATGCAATTAAATTTACCGAAAAAGGTGGCGTGACCGTGCTCCTGGAGGGAGACGCCGAAACCATCCAGTTGCAGGTCGCTGACACGGGCATTGGTATTCCGGAAGAGCTACAGTCGGTCATCTTTGAGGAATTTAAGCAAGCATCCAGTGGGCTTTCCCGCGATTATGAGGGCAGTGGGCTTGGCCTGACCATCGTGCAGCGCATTGTACGGCTACTGGATGGACAGATTTATGTAGAAAGTCAACCAGGGATTGGCAGCATCTTCACGGTGATTATTCCTCGCCGCCGCGAACAGTCAGCAGACAGCCGCGTGGCGACAAACGGAACGTCCTGCGCGCAGGCTTAG
- a CDS encoding ABC transporter ATP-binding protein produces MNATALDVYRCSKRFRSRKGTAQALQDVTFQVPEGARCGLLGPNGAGKSTLIRILANLLRPDAGQITVLGHPLRWGRHAYKRQVGFMLEDLALMERLTGREQLELAAQLYGLPPDQAAARIESLTRPFEVATALDRWIETYSNGMRRQLAFLLALLHRPRLIVLDEPFEAMDAQAIEAAIDLLHAHNREGATLLISSHRLDKLERLCDYLVVLHRGRVRFAGPIADFCNHLPEADTLEAAYLGWLRAG; encoded by the coding sequence ATGAACGCAACAGCGCTGGACGTTTACCGTTGCTCCAAGCGCTTTCGCAGTCGAAAAGGCACCGCGCAGGCCCTGCAGGACGTGACCTTTCAGGTGCCTGAAGGTGCGCGCTGCGGCCTGCTCGGCCCCAACGGAGCCGGGAAAAGCACGCTGATTCGCATCCTGGCCAACCTGCTCAGGCCCGACGCTGGCCAGATTACGGTGCTGGGGCACCCCCTACGCTGGGGTCGTCATGCCTACAAACGCCAGGTGGGCTTCATGCTGGAAGACCTGGCGCTGATGGAACGCCTTACGGGCCGCGAGCAGCTCGAACTGGCGGCGCAGCTTTACGGTCTTCCCCCTGACCAGGCCGCTGCCCGGATCGAATCGCTGACCCGTCCCTTTGAAGTAGCCACAGCGCTCGATCGCTGGATCGAAACCTATTCAAACGGCATGCGACGCCAATTGGCTTTCCTGCTGGCGCTGCTGCACCGGCCACGCCTGATCGTGCTGGACGAACCCTTCGAAGCCATGGACGCACAGGCGATCGAGGCCGCCATCGACCTGCTACATGCGCATAATCGTGAGGGCGCCACGCTGCTGATCAGTTCCCACCGGCTGGACAAGCTTGAGCGCCTGTGCGACTACCTGGTGGTGCTGCACCGGGGACGCGTGCGTTTTGCTGGTCCGATTGCTGACTTTTGCAATCATCTACCCGAGGCCGATACTCTGGAAGCCGCCTATCTGGGCTGGCTCCGAGCCGGCTGA